The window CAGCTGAAAAAAGAAGAGAAACCTCAGTTACCGTACGTCACGGTGAAAAAGGTATTGTTGATGCTGTTCTTTTAACCGAAACCGTTGAAGGCTCAAGACTTGCCAAAATCAGGGTAAGGGATACAAGACAGCCTGAATTCGGGGACAAATTTGCATCAAGGCACGGTCAGAAAGGTGTTATCGGTTTGATTTTATCTCCTGAAGACGTTCCTTTCACTGAATTCGGTGTCGTTCCTGATTTAATTGTTAATCCGCACGCTATTCCTTCAAGGATGTCCGTCGGTCAGGTGCTTGAAATGGTTGCCGGTAAGGCAGGATGTCTTGAAGGTGAACGTATCGACGGTACTCCGTTCAACAAGGAACTTGAAAAGACCATCAAGCAGCACTTGCTGAACCACGGATTCGAATCAGCAGGATGTGAATCATTATACAACGGCGTAACCGGTGAAAGAATCGAGGCCGAAATTTTCGTTGGAGTTGCCTATTATCAGAAACTTCATCACATGACGACAGATAAGGTTTACGCACGTTCCAGAGGTCCTGTGCAAGTGCTTACACGTCAGCCTACTGAAGGTAGGGCACGTGAAGGTGGTTTAAGGTTTGGAGAAATGGAAAGAGACTGTCTCATTGCACACGGTGCAGCATTAACCTTAAAGGAAAGACTTTTAGACGAATCAGACAAATACGAAGCTATTGTCTGTGAAAACTGTGGTATGCTGGCCGTCGAAGACAAGAACAGGAACAAGAAATACTGTCCTATCTGCGGAGACGTTGAAACCTATCCTGTCGAAATATCATACGCATTTAAATTATTGTTAGACGAACTTAAGAGCTTATGTATCTTCCCTAAATTAGTTTTAGGAGACAAAGCATAATTTGAAGGAGCCAATACTTTGAAAGAATTTATCAAAAAAATCGAAAGAATTAACTTTGGACTAATGTCTCCAGAGGATATTCGTAGCATGTCTGTTGTTCGCGTTGAAACTCCAGATACTTATGACTCTGATGGTTATCCAATTGAAAACGGTTTGATGGATCCACGTTTAGGAGTTTTGGATCCTTCCCTCAAGTGCCATACCTGTGGAGTAAGAGGAGGGGACTGTCAAGGACACTTCGGAAGCATTGAGCTTGCAAGACCTGTTCTTCACGTTGGTTTTGGTGATATCATTCACAAAATCCTGCGTTCAACCTGTAACGAGTGCGGACGTGTTCTCTTAAATCCTGATGAAATTTTCTATTATCATGAAAAAATCGAAGAGGCCTTGGAAAACAAGAAAAACATCTCAAAAATCCTAAAAGAGGTTTACACAAAATCCAAGAGGGACATGAAGGAAAAACCTGCTGAAGACGAAGAAATCGATGAGAAATACTGCTGTCCTCACTGTGGTACTCCTCAGCTTCCTGTAACCTTGGATAAGCCTACAAGCATTTTCCAGGATGACTATAAGCTTACAGCTTCCGAAATCAGGAAAAGGCTTGAAAGAATCACTGACGATGACATGTACATCTTAGGTATCAACCCTGAAGTTGCAAGACCTGAATGGCTTGTTTTAACAGTTTTACCTGTTCCTCCAGTAACTGTAAGGCCGTCAATTACCCTTGATACCGGTGAACGTTCAGAGGACGACCTGACTCACAAACTGGTAGATATTTTACGTATCAATCAGAGACTGGTTGAAAACATGGAAGCAGGAGCTCCGCAACTAATCGTTGAAGACTTATGGGACTTATTACAATATCACGTTACCACTTACTTTGATAACGAAGCTGATGGCACTCCACCATCTAAACACAGGTCAGGAAGGCCACTTAAAACATTGACCCAAAGGTTAAAGGGAAAAGAAGGAAGATTCAGATCCAACTTATCCGGTAAGCGTGTAAACTTCTCAGCACGTACCGTAATCTCTCCGGACCCTAACATCAGTATCAACGAGGTCGGTGTTCCTGAAATGATTGCAAAAGAGGTAACCGTACCTGCTTACGTTAACGACTGGAACATTGACGAGCTCAAGAAATGCGTTGAAAACGGTCCTGACGTGCACCCTGGTGCAAACTACATGATTACCGAATCCGGAAACAGAAGGAAAATCAATGAGGAAACCAAGGAATTCATCCTTGAGAACTTAAAACCGGGCGATATCGTAGAAAGGCACCTCAGAGACGGAGACATGGTACTGTTCAACCGTCAGCCTTCACTTCACAGAATGAGTATGATGGCTCACGAAGTAAGGGTATTGCCTTACAAGACTTTCAGGCTTAATTTATGTGTATGTCCTCCTTACAATGCGGATTTCGACGGAGACGAAATGAACATGCACGTTTTCCAGACCGACGAATCCCGTGCCGAAGCAAAATCACTGATGCGTGTACAGGAACACATATTGTCTCCAAGGTTCGGTGGACCTATTATCGGTGCAATCCACGACCACATTTCAGGAGCATACCTTTTAACCAGAAAATCAATGAAATTCACAGAAGAGCAAGCTTTACAAATCATTAGAAAATCACACCTTGCAATCCCTGAAAACGACGGAGAAAAATGGCTTTTAAAAGCGGAGTCACATGAAACTCCTGAAGTCGAATCAGAAATAGCCAAAAAGACCAAAAACGTCAGGGGAACCAAGGAAGATAAGCAAACTTACCTCAATACATTGGACTTGACTGAAGACGAAAAGGCAAAACGTCTCAAGGCAAACAAATGGAACGATGAGGAAAAAGAAATCATCAAATCCATTGCCCATGACAGAATCGCAAAAGAAATCAGGCAAAAATACGAAGACCAGTCTGCAGTCGACAACACAGAGTCAATCATTGAGAAAGCAAACGGCGAGGAATGGACAGGTAAGGAACTCTTCTCATTACTCTTGCCTAATC is drawn from Methanobrevibacter millerae and contains these coding sequences:
- a CDS encoding DNA-directed RNA polymerase subunit A' yields the protein MKEFIKKIERINFGLMSPEDIRSMSVVRVETPDTYDSDGYPIENGLMDPRLGVLDPSLKCHTCGVRGGDCQGHFGSIELARPVLHVGFGDIIHKILRSTCNECGRVLLNPDEIFYYHEKIEEALENKKNISKILKEVYTKSKRDMKEKPAEDEEIDEKYCCPHCGTPQLPVTLDKPTSIFQDDYKLTASEIRKRLERITDDDMYILGINPEVARPEWLVLTVLPVPPVTVRPSITLDTGERSEDDLTHKLVDILRINQRLVENMEAGAPQLIVEDLWDLLQYHVTTYFDNEADGTPPSKHRSGRPLKTLTQRLKGKEGRFRSNLSGKRVNFSARTVISPDPNISINEVGVPEMIAKEVTVPAYVNDWNIDELKKCVENGPDVHPGANYMITESGNRRKINEETKEFILENLKPGDIVERHLRDGDMVLFNRQPSLHRMSMMAHEVRVLPYKTFRLNLCVCPPYNADFDGDEMNMHVFQTDESRAEAKSLMRVQEHILSPRFGGPIIGAIHDHISGAYLLTRKSMKFTEEQALQIIRKSHLAIPENDGEKWLLKAESHETPEVESEIAKKTKNVRGTKEDKQTYLNTLDLTEDEKAKRLKANKWNDEEKEIIKSIAHDRIAKEIRQKYEDQSAVDNTESIIEKANGEEWTGKELFSLLLPNQMNLTYKAEICTKCGQCDKILRETPKDEIDYDTLCPIDAYVVIENGILKHGVIDEKAYGSMSGQILDKIVKEYGPGRAKEFLDRSTDLAICGIMVTGITTSLNDEEIPEEAQARINEHLQLSEEKVDRLIEAYNDGYLDALPGRSLEETLEMRIMQVLGEARDKSGEIAEDYLTMAHNHSVVMARTGARASMLNLTQITSCVGQQAVRGGRIHRGYIERTLPHFKRNELGAKAKGFVHSSYKSGLDPIEFFFHAMGGREGLVDTAIRTAQSGYMQRRLVNALQDLQVKPSGLVTDNQSNVVQRVFGDDGVDPAKSDFGRAANFDKLIDEIRLAEKEAGK